A genome region from Pseudoroseomonas cervicalis includes the following:
- a CDS encoding 1-phosphofructokinase family hexose kinase has protein sequence MTPKITTLTLNPTIDLACEAPEVRPVRKIRTTGERADPGGGGVNVARVVQELGGEVEAVILAGGVTGHFLEELLDEIGLKRRSVPIAGRTRISQTVLDRSRGEEFRFVAEGPEVSEAEWHSALSLLETLPAGSWLVASGSLPRGVPEDFYARVASVAQARGLHWVLDSSGPALAAGAGHGAELIKPSQGEFEALVGRSLRAPGALEAAAREAVAQGLAKRLAVTLGHEGALLATAAGTLRLPALPVEVRGAVGAGDSFVAAMTLALARGASDEDAFAWGMAAGAAAVSNAGTAHPTRAEVEQLRSRLEPGRLG, from the coding sequence ATGACGCCCAAGATCACCACCCTGACCCTGAACCCGACCATCGACCTGGCCTGCGAGGCCCCGGAGGTGCGTCCCGTCCGCAAGATCCGCACCACCGGGGAGCGCGCCGATCCCGGCGGCGGCGGCGTCAACGTCGCCCGCGTGGTGCAGGAGCTGGGCGGCGAGGTCGAGGCGGTGATCCTGGCCGGCGGCGTCACCGGCCATTTCCTCGAGGAGCTGCTGGACGAGATCGGCCTGAAGCGGCGCAGCGTGCCGATCGCCGGCCGCACCCGCATCAGCCAGACCGTGCTCGATCGCAGCCGCGGCGAGGAGTTCCGCTTCGTCGCCGAGGGCCCCGAGGTGAGCGAGGCCGAGTGGCATTCGGCCCTTTCCCTGCTGGAGACGCTGCCCGCGGGCAGCTGGCTGGTGGCCAGCGGCAGCCTGCCGCGCGGCGTGCCGGAGGATTTTTACGCCCGTGTCGCCAGCGTCGCCCAGGCGCGCGGGCTGCACTGGGTGCTGGACAGTTCCGGCCCCGCCCTTGCCGCCGGCGCCGGCCATGGCGCCGAGCTGATCAAGCCCAGCCAGGGCGAGTTCGAGGCGCTGGTCGGCCGCTCGCTGCGCGCCCCCGGCGCGCTGGAGGCGGCGGCGCGCGAGGCCGTCGCCCAGGGCCTGGCGAAGCGCCTGGCGGTGACGCTGGGGCATGAGGGGGCGCTGCTGGCGACGGCGGCGGGCACGCTGCGCCTGCCGGCCCTGCCGGTCGAGGTGCGCGGCGCGGTCGGCGCCGGCGACAGCTTCGTCGCCGCCATGACCCTCGCCCTGGCGCGCGGCGCCAGCGACGAGGACGCCTTTGCCTGGGGCATGGCGGCGGGTGCGGCCGCTGTCTCCAATGCCGGCACCGCCCACCCGACCCGGGCCGAGGTGGAGCAGCTGCGGTCCCGGCTGGAGCCGGGCCGGCTCGGCTGA